The sequence TAGGTGCTGCATAGGTCCAACTGCAGGGACCTtcattaatttacaaaaaaaaaaaagggtcctaTTACCCTAAATCTATGGAGCCGATGCTCCGTTCATTCATAAAGTTATGTTGTGGTTCCATTAGATGTCAGTGTGGCTTCCCACGCCGGGTACGGCTATAGACTGCAGCTTCAGGACAACTGTAGGACCTTACACTCCATTGATTATTGCATACAGGACTCCAATTTCATGGGCAGTGACATGAGACCCCCcagtgatcagattgttatcccccaaTGGCAGGAATCAATAATGTGACACACATGGGATAAGGCGGGAAGGGTCGTGACCTCTCTGGGAGGTGAACTGCCCTTTCATAGGGGTCTAAGAGCATCTGAAACATGTGTTTTCTGGTAGGCAGAGCCGTCTCCCACCTAAGTATGTTCCTTCAGGCTACTGTGGCATCCTTGTGACTAATTTCAGCATTCCAGTGGCTACTgcggggcagcactgtgactactgggggccgatgctgtgactactggggggatgACTTCGGTATATGAAGGGCAGAACTCTGCAGGAACCTGTAATAATTGCACGCCCGAGCGGAGTTCTGCCCTTTCTACATGTCATGAGATGAATCCACCAGCAAGGGGCGCTGTCAGCCCAAGTAGATTTACACTAAGGAGTTACAGACAGTAACACTAGCTTTTTATTTGACATTTTTTAAAGTATCACCTTCTGCAGGGTGACACGTATACTAGAGACGACCCTATAAATgccatgggggggggaggggggggtacaGGCATCTGTTAATATTAGAAGGAAAGGCATTGACCAGTAGAGGGCCCTGGTGCACAGACAAGCGCGGTGCCTCGGTGCTGTTGGGGGTTGTAGCTTTTACTTGTCCTTCCTGGCTATGGGTATGCTCCTCTCCTCGGCCTTGGTGCTGTCTGTGACTGGGGCTTGGATGGAGAGCAGACCCTCGGCGGACAGAGCAGAGGTGATGGCTGCCGGGTTTACTGTCGGGGGAAACTTGTAGCGGCGGTGGAACTCGCGGGAGATGAAGCCGTGTTCATCCTGTGGGACAGAAGATTGAGCACATTTAGTACTCAGTACCTACCTCCAGAGCACCTACATTACACAATTTCCTCATTTGCTTTTGCAGCTGCAGCCTGACATTGAGAACTGCAGCCAGTAACAGTCCCAGCCATGGGTGAGGCTATGCTCACATCCAGGACCTACCGGGCGCTCCTCGTGCTTGGCGTGAACCTCCACGTAATCTCCAACCACTTTGACTGTCAGCTCCTCAGGCGCAAAGTGTTTGACGTCCAGGAGGACGGAGAACTGATCCTTGTCTAACTTTACCTGAGGGAGAACAGGAGACGTTTATCAGAAGTGGGGAGGAGAACAAATGGAAAAATAAGTCTGCAAAATCCATTTGTACAATTGATTGGGAATCAATTTCTCTATCCGTGCAAATGGAACATAAGACAGAAATGATAAGCGAGGGAACCCCTATAATGGAGcggttctgtaggtggtgaccacacaCCATTTCTCACGTTCTCATccgttttggttgtttttttcgCCACTTTTGCATTTTGTTATTGTTCTCACCCCTAGAGGTAGCATGAGGTGGTGTCTACCCTTCCCTGCCTTCCTTTCCCACC comes from Engystomops pustulosus chromosome 6, aEngPut4.maternal, whole genome shotgun sequence and encodes:
- the HSPB6 gene encoding heat shock protein beta-6, with product MDITIHQPWMRRPLMAAPFFPSRILGQRFGEGIMESELFAPMVNPYYVRSLSIPQQPETGLSEVKLDKDQFSVLLDVKHFAPEELTVKVVGDYVEVHAKHEERPDEHGFISREFHRRYKFPPTVNPAAITSALSAEGLLSIQAPVTDSTKAEERSIPIARKDK